Proteins from a single region of Gordonia hongkongensis:
- a CDS encoding fumarate reductase/succinate dehydrogenase flavoprotein subunit — translation MTEPERYEYDVVVIGAGGAGLRAVIEARERGYSVAVVCKSLFGKAHTVMAEGGCAASMGNANSKDNWQTHFQDTMRGGKFLNNWRMAELHAKEAPDRVWELETYGALFDRTADGRISQRNFGGHTYPRLAHVGDRTGLELIRTMQQKIVSLQQEDYAATGDYESRIKVFAECTITELLKDGDAIAGAFGYWRESGRFIVFEAPAVVVATGGIGKSFKVTSNSWEYTGDGHALALRAGASLINMEFVQFHPTGMVWPPSVKGILVTEGVRGDGGVLKNTEGKRFMFDYIPPVFKGQYAETEEEADEWLADNDSARRTPDLLPRDEVARAINEEVKAGRGTEHGGVYLDIASRMPAEEIMRRLPSMHHQFKELADVDITAEPMEVGPTCHYVMGGIEVDSDTAASRVPGLFAAGECSGGMHGSNRLGGNSLSDLLVFGRRAGLGAAAYVESLTTRPAVSADDIDRAAASVLAPFDPPAEGKPENPYTLHTDLQQAMNDLVGIIRKEDEMQEAIGVLADLRKRLGGMQVEGHRQFNPGWHLAVDLRNMLLVCECVAKAALMRTESRGGHTRDDHPSMDSNWRNALLVCTADLDGDDAAVPEVSVVRTEQTPMRPDLLELFEFPEIEKYYTAAEIAGHPGAGGERAEGHSED, via the coding sequence ATGACCGAGCCGGAACGCTACGAGTACGACGTCGTTGTCATCGGTGCGGGCGGTGCCGGGTTGCGGGCGGTCATCGAGGCCCGCGAGCGCGGCTACTCGGTGGCCGTGGTGTGCAAATCGCTGTTCGGCAAGGCCCACACGGTCATGGCCGAAGGCGGATGTGCCGCCTCGATGGGCAACGCCAACTCGAAAGACAACTGGCAGACGCACTTCCAGGACACGATGCGAGGCGGCAAGTTCCTGAACAACTGGCGCATGGCCGAGTTGCACGCCAAGGAGGCCCCGGATCGCGTCTGGGAGCTCGAAACCTATGGCGCCCTGTTCGATCGAACCGCGGACGGGCGGATTTCACAACGCAACTTCGGCGGCCACACCTATCCTCGACTCGCTCATGTCGGCGACCGCACCGGGCTGGAGCTCATCCGGACGATGCAACAGAAGATCGTCTCGCTGCAGCAGGAGGACTACGCCGCCACCGGTGACTACGAGTCGCGCATCAAGGTGTTCGCCGAATGCACGATCACCGAACTGCTGAAGGACGGCGACGCGATCGCCGGTGCGTTCGGGTATTGGCGCGAGTCCGGCCGGTTCATCGTGTTCGAGGCGCCCGCGGTGGTCGTCGCCACCGGCGGGATCGGCAAGTCGTTCAAGGTGACGTCGAATTCGTGGGAATACACCGGCGACGGGCACGCTTTGGCACTGCGAGCCGGCGCGAGCCTGATCAACATGGAGTTCGTCCAGTTCCATCCGACCGGGATGGTGTGGCCGCCCAGCGTCAAGGGCATCCTCGTGACCGAGGGCGTTCGCGGCGACGGTGGAGTTCTCAAGAACACCGAGGGCAAGCGCTTCATGTTCGATTACATCCCACCGGTCTTCAAAGGTCAGTACGCCGAGACCGAAGAGGAGGCCGATGAATGGCTGGCGGACAACGACAGCGCCCGGCGAACACCGGACCTGTTACCGCGGGATGAGGTCGCGCGGGCGATCAACGAGGAGGTCAAGGCCGGACGCGGCACCGAGCACGGCGGCGTCTACCTCGACATCGCGTCCCGCATGCCCGCCGAGGAGATCATGCGCAGGCTGCCGTCGATGCACCACCAGTTCAAGGAGCTCGCCGACGTCGACATCACCGCCGAACCGATGGAGGTGGGGCCGACCTGTCACTACGTGATGGGCGGGATCGAGGTGGATTCGGACACGGCCGCGTCACGGGTTCCGGGCCTGTTCGCGGCCGGCGAGTGTTCCGGCGGGATGCACGGTTCGAACCGGCTCGGCGGAAACTCGTTGTCGGACCTGCTGGTCTTCGGACGGCGGGCCGGCCTCGGGGCGGCGGCGTACGTCGAATCGCTGACGACCCGTCCCGCAGTCTCCGCCGACGACATCGACCGGGCGGCGGCGTCCGTGCTGGCGCCCTTCGATCCGCCGGCCGAGGGCAAACCGGAGAACCCCTACACCCTGCACACCGACCTCCAGCAGGCCATGAACGATCTGGTCGGGATCATCCGGAAAGAGGACGAGATGCAGGAAGCGATCGGCGTGCTCGCGGACCTGCGAAAGCGTCTGGGCGGCATGCAAGTCGAGGGACATCGGCAGTTCAATCCGGGCTGGCATCTCGCAGTCGACCTACGCAACATGCTGCTGGTGTGCGAGTGCGTCGCGAAGGCCGCACTCATGCGCACCGAGAGCCGCGGTGGTCACACCCGCGATGACCATCCGTCCATGGACTCGAACTGGCGCAATGCGCTGCTTGTGTGCACCGCGGACCTCGACGGGGACGACGCCGCGGTGCCGGAGGTCAGCGTCGTGCGCACGGAACAGACGCCGATGCGGCCGGACCTCTTGGAACTGTTCGAGTTCCCCGAGATCGAGAAGTACTACACGGCGGCCGAGATAGCCGGTCATCCCGGCGCCGGTGGCGAGCGAGCCGAGGGGCATTCGGAGGACTGA